The genomic stretch gagCATAGATTATGAATGTTCATGGAAGCATTTTTGCAGGCTCTTTTACTTGTTGCAGCCttaacaaactaaaattacCCAGGAATATTCGTGAAGTTTGTATTTCTGTGTAGGGTAATCATTGAAAGCTAGTCACTCAGtgctcttttaaaaacaaatgttatgtAAGTTGACCATTAACATCCCTACCATTTGCTCATTACTTGAGGTGCACTCAAGCTTACGTTGGAGTACTTTGCATGTTGTCTAATTCTGTTCGAAGcacaatgtttttttccctttattgtCTTCAAGGACTCTTGAAAAGAATATACAATTTacagataatttttataaacagcTCCAAGACAACGGTTGTCGCAATCGCACTTGTGATGATACCCAGGTGTGTGTGCCTACCTTTGCGTCGCCCTTCTACGCGTGTCTGCCTTTTCCTGCAGGTAACTAGGAAATGGTTGGGGAAATTGTGTTAAAATCACCCAAAAGACAAGAATAACCACGAACCAATAtgcaaaatatgtacaaaattaTGCACAACAGGAATGGAAAGAATAATTGTACAATATTCAACATGAGATACAAGATCGTTGATAAGTTTTTATGTTGATTGTATTTGATAAGAGTTTCAGCGCACTAATCAAGTTTTGTAAAACGATAATATGAGGTCAGTGTTATTATATATTCAGATATGTCCAGCTCATTAAATGACAGTGAATGCACTTTCTGTAATGAATTTGAAACATAAAGGAAATACGAACAGATGTCAACGACAGTGTGAGTCAATAAtagttattaatattaatatcgCATTATCACCTTTGACACCATTCTTGACAAACCCGAATCCCTACTTCGAAGAATAATGAGGcgcaaaaaaatataaaacattttattttccaaatagCATTCAAAATATTGTCgtttcatctttttaaaactgaagCATATTTTCAAAGGTGCACACTGTCTTGGGTAAGTTTTCTAGAACGTAGCTGTCATACATTTTTCGcatcaagaatattaaaaacattttcaatattaaaCGAGAAAGgtataaaattgtttcttgtcAGTTGAACTTTTAGGATTTGATAACAGACTTAGCatgtaaaagaaaggaaagaaactttaATATTTGTATCTAACCTtttaacaaagtatttttttgtaCCTGTTAATACATGCATGTTAAAATGCATTACATATTCAAAAGTTTGTGAATGTCTTGTTTCGTGCaaataatgatatttttatttgtaatattttcaatCTTAAAATCCGCAACAATAAATTTCTTCAGCAAGAGGTTTTTTACGATCGAAAAGTGTGTTCTCTATAGCGGATAATATCTAATGAAATAGCAAGCTTATTTTTCCCTAATAAGGTTTTGAAACATGATTTAGATAACTTTTAATCACAAAATAACAACGAAGGGAAATTTATTTCAAGAAGTAATGATTTGACCGGGCTTTTGGAACTTGTTTCTGTTATACTTCTCTCGTCTGATGACTGCAAGAGGATGAATGATTATCGAAAGCTAATGTGCACCGTTCTTCTGTGGTTCAGCCAATGTGTAATATGACtggtaataatttttttctgatcacCGGGGCAATGCAATTAACTGCAGAACTTTTGTAGCAATTTTGCTGTTTACAGTCAGCTGACATATTCATCATAAGCTGtggaaagaaatgtaaattctgggaaaaaaattagtgaaCCATTATACTTACAAACGTTTATGAAGAAATAATAGTGGCATAGGATTTGGAATTATTACCGTATCTTGGGGGTCAGTTTTCGTCATTTACCTGTTTATGAGTATAGAATCGTGTGCACTTGAGGTCGGCGATGATCATGCGCATCACAACAAACCCGAAACGGAGCGAGTGGGTCTTTTTTACAATGTCTCTGGAAAAACGGCAAATACACTAAAGACTTATTTTGTACAAAATGATCCTAGGGCTGGGCTGCATGTAAGGCTGTAAGTCGGACTTAATATCAAGACCAAAGTATTCGGCTTAACGTCCTTAACATCTATTTGGTGATGTGCGTGTGAAAACTTGAGAATTGTTGACTattcataataaaaaatgtgaaatgttaaAGTGCATATAATAATTGACAACTGAAGGTCAAGAAACAAGAGGTTAGCACAACATGAATAAGTTCCAaatgtttcttgatttttgtaatTGCCATGGAGCAGAATGCAAAGCGCCCTCTCGAGATGATGGTGTCTACAGCAATGTGACACTACTCCAGGGTCAAAGGACAAACTTCACGTGCAACTCGTCTCTAGTATGGGCTCCACGTCACGCCGACAAAACGGTCACGTGTCAAGTCAACGGCAAGTACAGTGAGCTGAAAGGGACGTGTAAAAACACCACCTACTACTCACCGGTGAGGAGAAAATTATTGTACACGTTGACATATTCTTTCCTATCatctcttcttgttttgttttgctttatattgtttttacaaACAATTGGTCAATCAGCGAGACCTTTCTTGGATAAGCCAACAGCCGTGTGGTCAGACAAGCCTCTGTCCGTAGTCGGAGTTCACACAAAAGTTGGTTCGATCCTGTGCGGTGCTTCGTACTTTCTCCAGCTGACCAGTTCCTTAGTGCTGTCTTTATTCGAGCGGACACAGGCGCTCATCACTACTtcaagcattaaaatatttaacaattgTTACACGTATAACATCGCATTCTCGCTGGAGCTGCTTGTCCGTAATTTGTTCCACATATAAAAGCTtattttaacttgaaaaaaGAATTACTGCATACAACAATAATCATTGCTGTCAACACATGCAGTTGGGATTCTAGCCAGTTGACTAGTCCAcctcgtctttctctgcattaaatatctgtttacaggttatagtcttagttgctggctcggtgtaaacaTCACCATCCCCCATTTGTATTTCTCTGATGATTTATGACAATCTTCATTCTTATTGTTTATTCTATGATTTTTCTTTGTAGGTACCTATGATTGACGTGATGACAAACGACACTACGGCACTGGACAGTATACATGTCACAGAGtaacatttgataacatttgacTAAGTGAATCTGTTGTATTAATTATGTTAGCATAATATACATTATGTATGTTCGGTTAATGCGGTTTATTATACGTaatgtataatatttataatttagaaataattttttattcgtAAACTGCAGAGCGTTCCGTTTAACAAGCCATTTCCGGACGTTGTATCAAACGGATGGGAAGCCTGCTTTAAGGGTAATGTTaccaaaacaaaagcaacactGGAAAggtaaatgtttgtcttttttattttattttcatgaaaatatcTCGCCTATTTTGTAATGATGATCACGAAGAACTGTCAACAACTGGAGCAAGCGTTACACGAATATCACGTGAAGACAGAAGATGCTGAGCTGGCGGTTGACAGGTAGCATCCAGAAAAATATCTCGTACCTTCTACCGGAAATAGACACCACCGTGAAGTTTGTGCATTTATCTGTCGAACTGTGAGAGGTACAATCTTGATATTTCAGtgttaaagttttaaaaaagatttaaaaagtagAGATAGTCACCTAACATTTTTTTGAGGTCGATTGAGTATGAGATGTTACAGATCTCTCCTCTCTCggcatttactttttatttcatcttgtaAATATGATGACGAATAAACCTCTTCCAGTAGTATAAGTTCACAACTGTTCCACCTACTTAAGCAGTAGATGGTTTACAAGTTTCTCAAAACTTGTATTGTGCTTATTAAACTTGTATTAACCAgtgtgcaatatttttaacCGACGGGGTTTCTtcatttctaataataattataaaataactaCTCTGATCTGAGTGAATAGTCTATTCTGTTTGCAAGATGCGAACCTATGAACATCGTAGTTCTTTTCTGGGTTTTACAAAGAGGTAGATGAACTCATTTTCTGTGATGTCAGAGAAGTACATTGATTGACTGAGCTGACTATCGCCTAATTAGCATTTTCTCGAAGCTCTTGCGGCAGACGCACAATTTAGCCATGTCTGTAGTTAAAACTAAGCtaagctaatttttaaaaaaattattacaaaatttgaGCTTATTGTTTCAATGCTAATGATAGATCCATCAATCACCACTAATTTTCATTCCTTCTGTATAATGTCAGGATCAATAGAAAAGTGTAGCGATCTTTATTGATGCGGCCTTATGATCCTCGAGGAGTagccaaaataaattaattaagcCGTTCTTCTCAGAACAAGtataaagtgaaagaaatgtaTGCAATGATCatacaaatacttttttgtaaGCAGAGGTTTTACAGAACTAAGTTTGCAAAATGCTCAAAAGATATCAACATAGTTTTAATACAGTTAGTGATGGCGACATAAATTTAAGAACTTATAAAAAGGAATTAATGCATACATGTAAAACTTGTCAGAACTCAGCTGGTCGCAAACATTAttgtatcttttcttttaaatcttcctCAGTGGAAGCATGTTGAATTACTACAACCCTATGCTTTTTTAGCTTCCTTCCAAATCCTGTACTTGTTGTTTATTAATTACACTGCGTTTTGTCTTTACAGAATGACCTTCAACTTTCACGACAGACAGGATGCTTCGTGTGATTCCAGTCCCGCTGGTGGTGGCAACATTTACCTTTGTCTTGATTTCCGTTACGACTTTAAAATTCAGCAAACAGTCGTTTTGTACACCGCTCTGAATAACTGTTCCTGGTCCAGTCGTGGTGAAATACCAAATCTTCCTCTACACCTCAACGACTACTTTGAAATTACTCTGAAGATCTTGTTCAACAACACAATGCAGGTAAGTATTCACCATttctctctatgtgtgtgtgtgcacgcacgcgTATGTGTTTAGATCGATTGTATGTTGGGCAAGCGCGATGTTTCATTAGTTGGAGTACGTTGTTGTGGAGTATGTTTACTCTTGTTGTTGTGAATCCATCTCATGAGATTACCGCTGGCTACAAATGGAAAACAACTATGTAGAACAAATGTGGACAACTTCGTGAACAattcgtgagagagagaaaaagataaagcgagagaggaagagagagccAGAGGCAAAGAGGAAGGGAGTGAGCAAAGAGAGGAGAATAGAATTATTCAGATGTCAGATTTCCTTGAAACGTCGTATAGTATTGTATACAATGTTTTCGTTGTTTCTTGCCACAGTAcataaataaaacgaaagatTAAACTAgactaaaaaatgaaaagcgaaagaattaatgttaaaaatcaACCCAAAAGAATCAGGGCATCTGAGTGTAATAAGATATACTGAAATGCTTTGCTTCATATAATACCCCATCTGGATGACTCACCATTTACTCCCTTTATTGATTACATAGAAATTGCATGTTTGAGGATAATACTTCTTGGTTACATTTGCCTCCAAAGACGGAATGACAGATGTTGGTACAATAACATATCTCACTCAGATCAGAagattattatcatcatcatcattttatttttatttgttattcaaAACGATGTGAAAAAGTTATTGTATATACTGAAATAGAcaaaagttaacaaaaagtTCCAAAAATCACAAAAGTACTCATAAATAGCCCTGATAGCACGGAAATATTATTGAGAAACCTTCATTTGATGCTtaagtgaaataatttataaatgttagtaaatgttaattaaatgttGTGGTGTTCATTGTGGCgagatttcaaataaattactGCTTAAAAATTCTaagtgttttgaaaatgtttttaaaacattttcctttaacTTTACCATGACATTGAATAGCtactgtttgaaaacaaaaacaaatgtttttaaatgaaactgtttgtttagaataatttaaaacatttataagcTCTATAGTCTCAATCCAAGAGACAAAAGCCTTGTTAACGAAAAAACCCCATaaaattggttttgtttttcttatttattaatgttttatttattaaaacaacaacaaaaaaaccgaAGAGCTAAAATATGAACAAACGGCAAATCCTTTAACAAGGACACTACGATTGAAATAAAGTGTCATACATATTTACTTAGTCAATGTGCTCGACACTTATAACCTATGCAATTCTAGTGGAATTTAGtcatttgttgtcttttctgggtttttttccgcTCTCGTTCTGGAGCAAAAGGCAACCATTCCTTGAAGTCAGATTCATTTGCTATCTTTTATGCGATGTTCTTTTTTCGGGCTGTTTCCTACATTGGGAAACGGAATATGAGGGCTCAAATGATGACAAGGTGGTGTCTAGAGATGGGATGTCAAAGTACATTTAGATTAGTGACTCTTATATGAATggcatgaaaaatataaattgttctttttttacatctttgtaTGCTCCAGCAGTAATGATGACAAAGTAAAAGATATTGTTTGGTACTGATTTGcacaataaatctgttttacaatatatgcaatatatatatatacatacatatacatacaaactTACTGTTGATCAAGGTTTGGGGCTTTAGTTCCTTGAAAGTACACCACTCTTTTCTATCCTTTCAAGCTATATTGCAGAGCAACCTTGTCACTCAACACTTGAGATCCTCACGgcttacaaaagaaagagaggtttTTTATCTAAAAATTCAATGGAGAACAATAATCACATCCACCAAAATGTGCCACACATCGTAGAGAACACTGACAAACGTGTGCAAATAAGTCTGTCCCTAATGGTatgtttacaaaacacacagTTAAGTAAACTTAACATACATCAAATTGTAGAACAGTTACATACCTACATGGTCAACCCAGCTGGGAATTcgcccttacacacacacacacacacaaaattttaactgcaaaaaaatGTGGTCTCAATGATTCACTCTCTTGTTGACAGAATAAACAATCCAATAAACGATAAAGTCTTTATGAATTTCAAGCCTCATCAGTCACATGGGTATCTCTacttaaaaactttctttggtTTACAATACCATGATCTATACTAAATCACATCAGTTTCTGACAGAAGAAGGCTTATATTTTTCCCTAGCTTAGTCCTGGTGAACCATGTGCTGGTCTGGTATTAGAAATACTTCAACTGGGTGGGCATCGTGAGGTATCTTTAGTGGTACGTGAGAATCGCCCACAATTAAGGTCTAATCTGGACTTGTCACATGTCCCCAGCCAGAGACTCCGTAATTAAAGGAGTTTTGTTATCAAGGTGTAATATAAGTGTTATGCAGGGTAGACGGCCTTAGATGGCTAGAGCGAGCCAACTTTGAGCACTAGCCTTGTACAGGTGTGAATGACATTCGTGACAGCTGAACTATCTTGACAGTCCGATGACTGGACAGAGACTATAAGCATCTGAGGGTTTTTCGTACCTAGGTGGTGAGACTTATTATCATGACAAGGTGGAAGAATTGAAATTTGAAGTGCACAGTATAAAATTGACTGCATTACCCTTATTAGTCATTGTGTAAAATCTAAATGCTAGTGATGTAGTTGTTGATTGCGGCGGGGAGGGGGGAATGTCTCTTGTCCTTTTAGTTGATTTTATTCCTTGCAGAGAATCAAATTGCTAGTCATTGTGGTGTTGATACTCTGATGGATCGTGTACTAGACGCTGGACATAAACTGGACGTGTTTTCCACTTACAATATGGTGTGTTTAGCATTGTTGATACTGTGTCTATGGATCCTCAACTCGAATAGTAGTCATCATCTTCCCTTCAGAATTGGCCATCACGAACCTAAATAACAAACTTAAGCATAGTGTTTATATGACAAGTGGTGCAAAaatgagtttttctttctttagtaaACGAATGAGGAATTAAAGAATAACCATAATAATATCAAGTGTAAATGAATTCCAAAATCGAAACTGAGCTGTCACAACGAAGTCCTGTGATTGCTGTGGTTATGTATCACTGGACTCACAAATTCCCCACAAAATACACTTAGGCATTCACGGGAAGTAAAGATGATGTAAATCTGAACTGATCTTGTTTGGTGTGCTCCATAACCTTCAAACGTGTGCGTACTAGTGCTTACTAATCAATCTTCCTTTTCTGTCCTTTTCGATCTCTGCTGTTTTCCTAATCCCGTGTATCAACATTTCACGTATAGTGACTATTTTCTGCGTCTCTTGTTGCAGCTAAATGCTCATCAGAAAACAGCTATTTCTTAATTAAAGTATACTACGAATAATGATATGTAATGCTTTACTGTCTGGAATTGTGCATTAACAGATTTTATCTGAAGAACAAGTTCTCTGCCTCAatctggtcatgtgactgtaACCCCTTTCCGTAATGAAAATGTGAAGACAATGTACAATCccaaaagcttttaaaaatgatggCCACACTAGCACCGTATTTTAAACACTAATAAACTGACAAACGCAATCTCATCCTAGATAATAAAAACTGGTAGGATAAATATTCTGTCTTTGAATAGGCAATAAACAAACAGTAGAACAGTACCTCATGATCCCAAAATATGAACATAAAGATCTGGACGGGTTCTTTACCACGCTTGTTTTGTCACTTCACTTGATGGCCAGTAGGATGTGCTCTTGGTgttctgaaaaagaaagtgtttttcaagaaataaactaaaacttaaGTAATGTTTACATGTAACACCAGCACATTTACACCATCGCCAGAGATGATTAATTTActggtgtccggtcacttaatccccagacacttcatccccgacacttcatccccgacgcttaatcccctagacatttaatccccagacacttcatccccgacacttaatccccgacacttcatccccgacacttaatccccaggcacttaatcctttataaagcattatgtaatacttctgtcaaagcattgaattagaatacgtcatccccacacatTTACTCCTGTACAGAGCAATAAGTCatttctaatcactgattcttctataaagcattgtttagTGCCTCTataacacgaacaaacaactctgtggagggttggcatcacgcccttcaatctctcttctcctgtcatcacccaacaatgtggacattccttgatggtctacgtaaggattgtcagctacacaaggcgtctgttctacaatcatgcgccgggACAGAGAAACGTGCAAAGATGAAATACGCTgaattagcaacattgtagagagatatgagtctATGggtcgtcttctgtacctccgatcattagcttacctttcatattgattaacagcaattacctcgcgaacactcaagaacaattgtcatatcatattgttgaagaacattaaatttactagcttacatgaactttaactaatgttgtagatgttcaaatgacgttgaagttaatagcatgctttgaatttaaattatttgaatttcaattaaatttttcgctgacttcataatttttatagttaaggatttagtttagggatgaagtgtctggggattaagtgactgggaacctaaTTTACTAAGCCCAATAAAAATGACACTGTTTGAGGTTAGCGTCTGGGAAGTTTTTCGCATATTGCAAActttgcatttgtttcttttagctATTCATAGCTTAGCAGTTGATGCATCaccatttgttttaaaatacagagTTCCgagttattaaaatattaaagacgGCTTCACTCTACT from Pomacea canaliculata isolate SZHN2017 linkage group LG8, ASM307304v1, whole genome shotgun sequence encodes the following:
- the LOC112570317 gene encoding uncharacterized protein LOC112570317 — translated: MYQKLFALVLVYYVAEMSMSSQLQSQREDVMGTYFLLNRYQCERLCWYRKLCKTYSYIYNRTLATDGNCVLHAYNITSNTTSGVSTDWVERESFWDKGLQDNGCRNRTCDDTQVCVPTFASPFYACLPFPAECKAPSRDDGVYSNVTLLQGQRTNFTCNSSLVWAPRHADKTVTCQVNGKYSELKGTCKNTTYYSPSVPFNKPFPDVVSNGWEACFKGNVTKTKATLERMTFNFHDRQDASCDSSPAGGGNIYLCLDFRYDFKIQQTVVLYTALNNCSWSSRGEIPNLPLHLNDYFEITLKILFNNTMQIIYKNLTTQQVDLVSKDIPLTNAMYLEIVNDVSLSYVNLGRGCD